Proteins encoded together in one Alteribacter keqinensis window:
- the nadC gene encoding carboxylating nicotinate-nucleotide diphosphorylase: MNQWILKPMLERWLQEDIGFADITSDAIFSSEEKASADYIAKDDGIFCGRMILETGYGQLGLQTDVTVYKQDGERVVKGDIIASVKGSVKDILMSERVLLNLIQRLSGIATATNQAVLELEGYNTAVCDTRKTTPGLRMLEKAAVKAGGGKNHRFRLDDAVMIKDNHIAACGSVKEAIGRAKKAAGHMVKIEVEVESFDALTEALEAGADVIMFDNVIPETAKEWMTFIPDHVVAEVSGSITLEVLKDYAESGVHMISMGALTHSVNAFDISLTFHEKSGDFK; this comes from the coding sequence AAAGATGGCTGCAGGAAGATATAGGGTTTGCTGATATTACAAGCGATGCCATCTTTTCATCAGAGGAAAAAGCGTCAGCAGACTACATTGCAAAAGATGATGGGATTTTCTGCGGGAGAATGATTCTTGAAACTGGCTACGGACAGCTTGGTCTTCAAACGGACGTTACTGTATATAAACAAGACGGCGAACGTGTGGTAAAAGGAGACATTATCGCTTCGGTTAAGGGATCGGTCAAGGACATTCTCATGTCAGAACGGGTGCTGTTAAACCTTATTCAGCGTCTTTCCGGTATTGCAACGGCAACCAATCAAGCGGTTCTGGAACTGGAAGGATACAACACAGCTGTTTGTGATACACGAAAGACGACGCCGGGCCTCCGTATGCTTGAAAAGGCAGCAGTAAAAGCAGGGGGCGGAAAGAATCACCGTTTCCGCCTCGATGATGCAGTGATGATTAAAGACAATCACATTGCAGCATGCGGTTCTGTTAAAGAAGCGATCGGACGGGCAAAAAAGGCGGCAGGTCACATGGTGAAAATTGAAGTGGAGGTCGAATCCTTTGATGCACTCACTGAGGCTTTGGAAGCTGGAGCCGATGTAATCATGTTTGATAATGTCATTCCCGAAACGGCGAAGGAATGGATGACTTTTATTCCTGATCATGTAGTTGCAGAAGTGTCAGGGAGCATTACCCTGGAAGTGCTTAAAGATTACGCCGAATCCGGCGTACACATGATCTCTATGGGTGCGTTAACCCACTCGGTTAATGCCTTTGATATCAGTCTTACTTTTCATGAAAAGAGTGGTGATTTCAAGTGA
- the nadA gene encoding quinolinate synthase NadA yields the protein MSVLESFLQQHPVIPEFYKQQSDEELIELIERVKKEMESRLYLPGHHYQKDEVIQFADDTGDSLKLAQLSADNGKADYIVFCGVHFMAETADILTSSHQLVILPDMRAGCSMADMADYSQTEEAWRVLTSQYGDTIIPLTYVNSTAEIKAFVGRHGGACVTSSNAKQIVKWALEQKKRILFLPDQHLGRNTAFDLGIPLKQMRVYNPGTKMLEGDQKGLDEVRVLLWKGHCSVHENFRMDHVRKFREEEPDRNILVHPECTWDVVQASDYAGSTSYIIEKIRTAPNGSKWAIGTEMNLVKRLINANPHLDIVSVNPLMCPCLTMNRIDLPHLAWALECVAENKPVNTINVPADVAGDGKLALERMLALV from the coding sequence GTGAGTGTACTCGAAAGTTTTTTACAGCAGCACCCGGTCATACCTGAATTTTACAAACAGCAGTCTGACGAGGAACTAATTGAATTAATTGAACGTGTAAAAAAAGAAATGGAATCCCGCCTTTATTTACCCGGTCATCATTATCAAAAAGATGAAGTCATTCAATTTGCAGATGATACGGGAGATTCTCTGAAGCTCGCGCAGCTGAGCGCAGATAATGGAAAGGCTGATTATATTGTTTTTTGCGGGGTGCATTTCATGGCTGAAACCGCAGACATCCTGACAAGCAGTCACCAGCTGGTCATTCTGCCGGATATGAGGGCAGGGTGTTCAATGGCAGACATGGCCGACTATTCTCAGACGGAAGAGGCATGGCGTGTCCTCACATCCCAATACGGCGATACGATCATTCCCCTTACCTATGTAAATTCAACAGCGGAGATTAAAGCATTTGTCGGGAGGCATGGGGGAGCGTGTGTCACATCCTCAAATGCGAAACAGATCGTAAAGTGGGCACTTGAACAGAAGAAAAGAATCTTATTTTTACCCGACCAGCATCTGGGGAGGAATACGGCATTTGACTTGGGAATTCCTCTCAAACAGATGCGCGTTTATAATCCTGGTACAAAGATGCTTGAGGGGGATCAGAAGGGACTGGATGAGGTACGGGTTCTTTTATGGAAAGGTCATTGTTCCGTTCATGAAAATTTCAGAATGGACCATGTAAGGAAATTTCGTGAGGAAGAGCCGGACAGAAACATCCTCGTGCATCCTGAGTGTACCTGGGATGTGGTACAGGCAAGCGATTATGCCGGATCTACAAGCTACATCATTGAAAAAATCCGGACAGCTCCCAATGGCAGCAAATGGGCAATCGGTACAGAGATGAACCTTGTAAAACGATTAATCAACGCCAACCCTCACCTGGATATTGTATCTGTGAATCCACTTATGTGTCCGTGTCTCACAATGAACCGTATCGATCTTCCCCACCTGGCCTGGGCACTTGAATGTGTGGCGGAAAACAAGCCCGTTAACACGATCAATGTCCCGGCGGACGTCGCCGGAGACGGGAAGCTGGCCTTGGAACGGATGCTGGCGTTAGTTTGA
- a CDS encoding acyl-CoA dehydrogenase family protein: protein MDFSLTKEQQMIKEMVRDFAKKEIEPKADEVDRTARFPEETFKRIGELGLLGIPFPEEYGGSGGDTISYALAVEEIGKACGGTGLSYAAAVSLGASPLYYFGTEEQKQEYLVPIASGETLGAFGLTEPNAGSDAGGTQTRAELQGDHYIINGEKCWITNTEYSRIVIVTAVNGTDEKGKKKISAFIVPTDAPGVTIRSDYEKFGVKGSNTTEIHLEDVKVPKENILGDPDKGFNQFLYTLDGGRISIAALAVGIGQAAYEAALAYSKERKQFGRPIGSFQAIQFKLSDMAMELDLARNMVHKAAWLKDNNKSFKKESAYAKLFASEAATRACNQAIQIHGGYGYMREYKVERHLRDAKLMEIGEGTSEIQRLVIAREIGCPRG from the coding sequence ATGGATTTTTCACTAACAAAAGAACAACAGATGATTAAAGAAATGGTAAGAGATTTTGCTAAAAAGGAAATTGAACCAAAAGCAGATGAAGTCGACCGCACTGCCCGTTTCCCGGAAGAAACATTCAAACGTATCGGAGAACTGGGCCTTCTTGGGATCCCATTCCCGGAAGAATACGGCGGATCTGGCGGAGATACGATCTCTTATGCCCTCGCTGTTGAAGAGATCGGAAAAGCATGCGGAGGAACGGGACTGAGCTATGCTGCAGCCGTATCACTGGGTGCGTCTCCTCTTTATTATTTCGGTACAGAAGAACAAAAACAGGAGTACCTCGTTCCTATTGCAAGCGGTGAAACACTCGGGGCATTCGGTCTGACGGAACCTAATGCAGGCTCAGATGCAGGAGGCACCCAGACACGGGCTGAGTTGCAGGGAGACCATTACATTATAAACGGTGAAAAATGCTGGATTACAAACACCGAATATTCACGTATTGTCATCGTCACTGCCGTAAACGGAACGGATGAAAAAGGGAAAAAGAAAATTTCTGCTTTTATTGTGCCGACTGATGCACCAGGTGTCACAATCCGGAGTGATTATGAAAAATTCGGTGTCAAGGGATCAAACACAACCGAAATTCACCTAGAAGACGTGAAAGTGCCAAAGGAAAACATTCTGGGTGATCCTGATAAAGGATTCAATCAATTTTTATACACCCTTGACGGGGGACGGATTTCCATTGCTGCCTTAGCTGTCGGTATCGGGCAGGCCGCTTATGAAGCAGCACTTGCATACTCAAAAGAACGTAAACAGTTCGGCAGACCAATCGGAAGCTTCCAGGCGATTCAATTTAAGCTGAGCGACATGGCAATGGAACTGGATCTTGCCAGAAACATGGTTCATAAAGCGGCATGGCTTAAGGACAATAACAAGTCGTTTAAAAAAGAATCTGCATATGCAAAGCTGTTTGCCTCTGAAGCAGCAACAAGAGCGTGTAACCAGGCGATCCAGATTCACGGTGGATACGGGTACATGAGAGAGTATAAAGTGGAACGCCACCTGAGAGACGCCAAGCTGATGGAAATCGGTGAAGGCACTTCAGAA